The genomic region AATGCTTGCTTGTTAACCCAAGCTGCAATGAAAGGCAGTGACAGGTTGGGAGGGTCACACAAGCACTCTCTGCCTCCCACTGCTTGAACATCCATAACAATGGGCTGCAGTGCTAAACTAAGAAAGGCTCAATTACACTATGCGCTTAACACGGACCTCATCGCAGCTCAGGTTAAAAAGGAAGCGTTGGCCAAAGAAGCGGTCAGGGGGCATCATGGCAGCCAGGGACCCTACTTCACTGTTAAACAGTAAGTAGACTATATAACAGTGAGCAAAGGGATGGTGCCATCATAAGAGATGAGTGCTCTTATAGTTTAATAATGTTTATACAGTTTACTATGAACCAAGGAAACATTATGAACCGTTGTTTCTGTATAGAACTGTAAGTACCACATTGTAGTTACTGTCATTACTGTAGTTTTACCTGCTGGCTAAGAACTTGCTGCGCCACACATCACACTGTATGGACATTCGCTCCAGCTGTTCTGAAAGCTGAGCAGTGTTCCTTCCCAAGGCTTCATTTTCCAATATAAGTTGGTTCTTCTCTCGAGCTATGCGTTCAAAGTGATACTGAAGATCATCTCCAACAGATGCTATAAGCAACTTCTTCAACTCTCGATTAACCTTAAAACAAACATCATTTGGAAACATTTACataaaagacaagacacacagtaAGAAGCACAATTACATCTGACTGCATGCAGGAATACAGTGCCCTCCAGCAATATTGGCATCCTTACTAAATATGAGCACAGAAGGCTGCCCAAGAATTGTCTTTACTGTTTAACCTTTTCATCAAAAAGATACTCTGCTCTCATAGATATTAAATAATTACAAACacaacatatacatacatatttatatatatatatatatatatatatatatatatatatatatatatatatatatatatatatatatatatatatatatacacacatatttcaGCTAATCAGCTTCAAGTACTTTGCACTAGATATTGTTATGAGACCAGCAAACAAGGTTATAAAATTGGGGCTTAAATATTTTATTGGTGATCCAACAAGGCCATCTGGTGCCTTACAATTGTCTCCTTTAATGCTCCATGTGCCATGGGACCCTCATTAGGTGTCAAACTAATAGAAAACCATCTGAAACTGAACTGTTGGATAGTGTCAGCCAACTCCAGGTAACTTAACCACTTTTAATGAGATGATGTGATTTTGGGgtctagtgtttctttaattaaatGGTTTAGGTCCTCCTTAGAGTGCGTGGGAAAATATTTAGACATTTGTGTGCGTCATTTTCGTattgtttgttttagtttaaGATGCACTGTGGATACAGGACTCTTCATGTCTCTGCCTGCTTTGTGCATGTTAGCAGAATTAAATCATGCAGCCTGCAGACACACTGAATACTATCAGACTACACTGACTTGTGATCCAGCCAGCACATCAATATAATCACCACTGCTAACTTACCTGGAGGTCTATTAAAGCAGCAGTTAGCTGTGATGAAACTATTTGAGTTTAGGGACATTTCCAAGATGTAATTAATAACTTTGTGAATTAGTGAGCAATGTCCTATTATGGAAGCCGGGGTTTTATGACACTTCTAGAGAAACGGTAACTCTTTTCCCTCACTTTCTTAAAAGTAAATGCTCTATTTTATTCTTAACAAATAATGGTTCAAGCTTATGTATTTACAATGATTTCTTCACAATTTTCCTAGAACAATATGTAACCTCTGAAAGAAATTTAGAAGAAGAGTGGAggtaataaagtattttttattttttttattacgtaGATGAAGAAATATTAAATGGAACAAGTAAAACTTTTTATTCTATGAAACAGATCTGGAGACTCCTAGAGACATCAATGAGCTCAAGGTATGATCAAGATCCCCATACtacctagagcagggataggcaaccttcggcactccagatgttgtggactacaccccccataaAGCTCTTAAACCAataatgctggcaatgcatcatgggaggagtagtccaaaacatctggagtgccgaaggttgcccatgCCTGACCTAGAGGATCAAGCAGGACAGGatttagagcaagcatgtcaaactcaaagtgtggcacgGGTCACATAAACAAGGTTCAAGTTTATGtgggacaaacacacagatactcactgacagacaaagacacacactcacaaacagacagacactcactgacagacagacagacagtcaaactgacacacacacttgctgacagacacacacacacacttgctgacagacacacacacacacttgctgacagacacacacacacacttgctgacagacacacacacacacttgctgacagacacacacacacacttgctgacagacacacacacacacttgctgacagacacacacacacacttgctgacagacacacacacacacttgctgacagacacacacacacatactcactgactgactgacagacacatacactcacacacacttatacacgcacacatacttttcattattgcttcttaccttatggagccaatgggggcatctccctggggtccttcctgctcctcactgctctctcgcgcagtttagtggtgccggaatatgacatcatattccggcgcccggcttcacttcagtCAGCGCGcgagagggagcagtgaggagctggaaggctgagctccctcgcGGCCCTCCTTCCCGgccgggtaagtgttagcagagcaggcacctgcaatatggggaaagcaggtgcctactctgctataacactcaGCATGGCCCTTGTGGGCGTATGAGAAGACAATTAAAGTGCAACATTAAATGGCTGAAAGACCACCAGAAAGTAACAGGCTTCAGGATAAAGGAATAGGATATGAAAACTAAGTGCAGTGGGGAAGCCTGTTCTATTTTATTTACCTCACGAAGACTGAAAAGGCAAAGTTTCAAGACTAAACTGTGCATTTGTTTACATTACTTTCCctgctattttttttacaaagtagTTTATTTAGCACCCACAAAAAATACCACAGATTTTACGTTAGAAGTTATGTGGGACACTGATCTCTCTTATTAGCATGCTCGCCCTCCTATTCATACAGCACTAGCAACGTTAGTTAGCACTGGCAACGTCTATATAAAATAATGCCAAATGTAAGGGGCTACATAGTTAATTATTCCCGATATATAGATTGCCGCACATATTTGTTACCCAGCATTTACTCATTgagttagtatttttttttttacattatatttcagATTCTACTTGCACACTAACTTTAGCACCAAAATGGCCTTCCTTCTGTATAGTTCGAAATCATGTAAAGGTAAAGGAAATATGTACTTATACACACACTTGTGGATTAGCCTACCTCTGTCTGAACTCTCAGCTGATTAGAAAGACCTTCTTTATCTTGAAGTAACCTCTTCTCAGAATTCTTCAGCTTTTCAAAAGCACTTTTAAGTTCAGAGAGTTGCTTCCAAGGGTCAGTTGCACCATCGGCTACGTCTGCTATACTGTGCCCATTAGACTCCAAATGTTTTGTATGTTTAGCTCCAAGTGCATGGGTTATAGAGGATTTAGGTACCACAATTCTTACAGCTTCAATTTCTACTGCTTTGTCACCTTGAATTTTACCAAGCTGAAGAACACCTGGGCTTAATGATGGAACGGGCACAGTTTTTCGTTTTGGGCTGTGCGTGACCTTGGGGAAAGGAGACTTTATCTCCACAGATTTTAACGGCACCTCTGTCTCCATTCCATCTCCAGTTCCACGTATCGGTGGTGAAACCACCACTGCTAAAATGCAATGGAAACAATTGCAAGAGATTACTCAACGTTGATTCAAAGTCAGTAAACTGTAAACTATACAAGCGTGTGTGGTTTTGAAAACTTTCTTATCACAGTCACTTTGGTTGAATGTTCAGTAGAAAACTAATTATGTGTTTCTCATCAACATCAAACTTGTATACGGCAAAAGTTCACAGGAATCTATTGCAAAACCTTTATTCCTGAAgttaaagaggaactgttacATGCCACTTTGCAGCACAACTCGATAGCCCGCTATATGAGAaccattttattcttatttatagttttaaacatttttattgtatCAATAGTTGATGAACGTACAACAAAGAAATAACCTATTATTATTTTAGAATGGATTTAACCTTCCTTACAATGCTATACCTGGCACCCATTACGCAAGCTTTGCATACAATGTAAATACACTTTATGTACACAGTACTGTGAGCCGGCACAGCACTGGGAAGGAATGTCCCATCTCATTTTGCCCTTTTGTATACTTGCACAGAGATGTTGAgaaggaaaatacattttaaatgcctCATCTGTACTGCTCACCCTTTCGAAAATGATAATGTTTACAAGGGTAAAAGAAATCTTATTCAGCAAAGAAGTGACAGTTCCGCTTCAAGTTCCAGTTATTTTTCTTCTAGCCAATCAACTTCTATACCAGAGTTTCAAAATTAAAATTTCTGTAAAATTTTCTCCAATgaggacaataaaaaaaaaaccaacctggAATGCTGGATTTTAGCATGACTCTTGGTTTAGGAACAATAGGTGTTATGTATAATGAAAGGCCTAACATACTTAAAGTGgggcaatcaccatagaaaccagtaGGCACATTCCATTGGTGTTCAACCCATCGCTAGACCATTTTTCAAAACCcaaactttttatacataaccctcACTGTTCTAGATAACCGAAAGCTGGTAGTGATGAGTTTGAGACACGTTACTATTTTCATTTGTCTGTTCTTTGACTATGCTGAGGTCCAAACACTATGCCTATGAATCATTCTATAACTGAAGTTTTTAGATAACAGGAAAGTTAAAGAAAGTATAGGGCAACTCACctcaaaggaacactgtaggcacccagaccacttcagctcattgttgtgggctgggtacagtgtccctattgctctTAGTGcaaactgcaatgtaaacattgcagcactaagtctgcctccagtgtctgtctaccagacagccactagagggcttcctggattgAAACGGTACAGTATCTGCATTAAGACATCGAgcgtcagattttttttctcataggaaagcatggattcAAGCTTACCCATAGGATAGCAGTGAATTATTGCTTTCCTATTGGGGTTTCTGCCTCACATAACAGAGTCTTACTCTATCAGTGATGCTGAAGCACCTCTGGGGGCTGTCAACATGCCAGAAACACTTTCTAAATTTTAAATATGCACACAGTCTCAGCAATGAGAAAGCTGCTTTTCATTCACAATATGTCTGCAGACAGTCAGAAAAAACTACTAATAGGTAGTGATATCTTTACTATATGCCTCCCTGGATGTCCTACCCCTCTAATGTGGGGTTTTGTTGTTCAGATAATTTAGTACTGGCAATAGCTGAGCAGTGCATACCTTTAATAAGGAAGTCATTTGGAGTGACGGAGTGTGGCTACaccctgcaaaacatttatttcatgCAAAAATTTATTCGcgctcagagtgtccctttaaccatacaatgtaaaaattgtattttcattgttttacattgcGAGGTTAAATTAAAGAACAAGTGCacatagaccacttcattgagattaagtggcctgGATGACTTCACTGATTCTTTAAActgaaaattaaattacattgtcTCAAACAAATGAGAACCAATACCAGTTTCTGTCTAATTTTATTACTCTTTATTTCATTAAAAGAATGCTAAAAATAGAATACTTACTTCCCATTGTCTCTAGAACAGATGACATTTCTAATGTTTTGTTGTTGAAGGCAGCTGAGATCACACtgtaatacacaatataaaatataacagatgtgatttatttgtattatattttgatattgcagagaaaaacaaacattctGCAGCATTAGGACAAAAATACAATACATGAGCTATGCAGAGTAACAAGGAACCATCACATCATGAGTGGTTTGCATACTCATAAAAGGATAAGAATATTTGAGGAAGACGTGTGCCTTAAGGAACCTAGTCACCATGACAATGCAGATATGAAATCCATTACTATGAATTGATCCCTCTGAAGTTCAATGAAGACCTTTTGACCTCCCCTGACCTCAGGCTTCAAGGGAGTTGTCTCACATCTCTCAATTATTTGGCTTCTGCCACTAAGCAACTTCCACCCCTCTACATATTCCTTACCTACATCTTGTATTGGTGCCTTCCCTGCATCTGCATAGGGGGTATTCAAACTTCGGCACACcacatgttgtggactgcatttcccataatgctggcaaaaggGTTACCTACCCCTGTCATGGATATCAGTTATCTCCCCACAATCATTGCTAAGGATTGGGCAGTGTCAATATGACTTGATAGCAGAA from Pelobates fuscus isolate aPelFus1 chromosome 1, aPelFus1.pri, whole genome shotgun sequence harbors:
- the BLZF1 gene encoding golgin-45; its protein translation is MSSVLETMGTVVVSPPIRGTGDGMETEVPLKSVEIKSPFPKVTHSPKRKTVPVPSLSPGVLQLGKIQGDKAVEIEAVRIVVPKSSITHALGAKHTKHLESNGHSIADVADGATDPWKQLSELKSAFEKLKNSEKRLLQDKEGLSNQLRVQTEVNRELKKLLIASVGDDLQYHFERIAREKNQLILENEALGRNTAQLSEQLERMSIQCDVWRSKFLASRVMADELTNVKTNLQRQNRDAQSALQDLLSEREQFRQGVCETQKLLEELLVSLQWGRQQTYFPGAQPHTTAELVAASLKLATAVKSHLIGTTGSDSPKQTPTPTEFSSTPAEKMAEMVLRVLDPIACTETSPDISFPESPSSSILAAKKNIGRFHPYTRYENITFNCCNKCSGELIVL